Below is a window of Macadamia integrifolia cultivar HAES 741 chromosome 8, SCU_Mint_v3, whole genome shotgun sequence DNA.
CTCCATGTGCTGTGGAAAATCAATCACAATCGAGGGATAACTTCTCCAAAAAAAGCAAAACAGACATAATAACATCATTACTGGACCATGTCAACCACCTGATTAGCCCTTAAAACACCATCTACGATCTGTGagattgtgacacccaagaaggTCATTCCAACTGGAAATTCAATCCACATAATAATGCCCCAGCATACTCACTTTACAAAATCAGATAAACCCAATTGGAAACTCTACCAGAAACTCCACAAGACCCAATGCCTATCCAAAATCCAGCACTTTAAAATGAAATGATGATATATTACGCATTATATGCACCTAATAAATATTAGACGGAGCACAATTCCATAACTTAACACAACATTAAATTAGCAAAGAAGTAAAATGAGAAGAGGATATGGAGACAGCTGCTACTCACACCAAGCTCCTCTTCCTCGCACAAATCAAAATGGGCTTCAACTGCTTGGCTGGAGATGCTGGGGAAGAACTTGAAGAACCTGGGAATGAGCTGTGCCGCTAATTGTTTAGCCTTTATGCTGCCTTTAGCTGCTCTTATTATACCTTCATAGTCCTCAACATTCTGCTTCAGACCCAGAAAAGATTTGAATATATAATTGAGCAAAAGCAAGAGTTACCTACAATAACCCTATTTCGTTGCACAAAGGAGcataaaaatgaagaagaaaaaaaaactaacttgTGATTTATCTTTGGCTTCGTTGAGTCGTTCGCCATACTCGTAGAGCTTCTCGACGTCGCTTGTGTCTTCAGACCCATCAACCATTGCTACTTGGGATAGGCAGAGCTCACACagagagaaaatggggaaatgaAGAAGGGTTCAATCTCGTATTCAATTTATTAAGCTTCTATCCTCGTAAAACAGTAGTAAAAGAGTAGAGAATGGAGAGCGAGAGACGCTCTAGATGGGTTTCATAAACGAAGAGCGAGAGAGAGGGAACTAAGAAGTCCCAATTTCAGAGAAGCGAAGAAGTACAGAAGAGAACGAGGGTTGAGTCTGGGTGTTAATAATAACTGTTATAAACGAacagatgagattttttttttgttggtaaacGAACAGATGAGATGACCCAAAATGACTATGAAATCAAGTTAATAGGGTTGCTgtttttaaaaccccaaaaaatgGTGTTGCTCTTTTTGACCCTCAAAAATCAAATGTGAGCATactgggcttgggcttgggcttgggcttgggcttgggcttgggcttcaGTGCCAGAATTGCCAATACTTTTGTCTAACACTACTCAATTATCtcaatatatattaaatatagtcattttaataaaaatatataactgTGATGATATTTTTGATaatctgtttttttattttttttctttttttggtaaattataATGGGACCAAACCAAGGACTCAAATCAATATATGGTATCTGAAACCACACAGCTCCAATAATGtctgacaaaaaaataaaattattataaaaaataaaaaaacagttcAAACTGAATGGGAGGAGGGACATATCACATGATAcaatagaggaagagagggCCCATAATATTGggcaaaaaaaaatgctttttaATTGTGAAAATGGAATGATTTTCAGTCTGGTTTGATTCTATATAGTTCTGATTTTCGATAATTTGCACTTTTAATttgcttttggatttgatgTATGTAATCAAGTTAAACTGAGTTATGTCCAAAATAATGCCCCTCAACAATATggtttccaagaaaaaaattggcCATCAACGTAGTAGGGTATAAGATTTGGACTAGGTTTCCCTAAGGCCACTATGAATAGGAATTCATCCATTGATGGGCCTTAGATGCGCACATGGGGTATCAGGGTATTTTGGAATGTTCTAAAATCCTATAGGGGTTTATAAGTTTAAGGATGGAGTGGTGAATCTCAACACGTGGTGAAGAAAGACTACTCAcattagattttattttgatgGTACTAGCGGTAAAGGTTCATTTTCAAGCACATTGTGAAGACCCACTTTTATCATATTAAACACACTTTGCCTAACATGTATGAATATTCGCTTcacaaattataatttttatatcTAACCTATTTTTCCTGATCTcttatttatctctctctttcaaattgTAATATTTATATGTAGACTTTTCTAGTGCCCAAAAAGGAGTGTAAATCCATGCAATTTCCCTTCAATATTGacttaatttttccttttcctatttttcagGTTTAGAATgacatattttctcttttgttttttttatacTCTAGTATATTGTTATACATAATAGGATGTCTTAATGACACTTCTATagatgtatttagaacttgacacctTCATTTAATTATCCATTTTCTAATTCTCAAAAGCATTTAATGCATTTTCTTTTAATGGGataaatttattatttcatataggaaaattcttttttgttttttgaaaaccccctttcttatttattattattatttttttttttttNNNNNNNNNNNNNNNNNNNNttttttttttaagaagaaaagcAATTTGACACTTACAACGAAGAAAAGCAGTTCCacagaaatataaaaaaagttGATTCGAGAGAAAGGGTGGGGGAGAGGACCAATCCCAAATGCTATGACATTGTGTTGAAGCTCTCGTAGATGCTAAAAGATCCGCTACCGAATTCCCTTCTCGCAAGACATGTTGGAAAGTGATGTGACTTTAAGGTGCCAACAGTCATTGATAATGTGCCGCACTCTCCATGGAACCGATTGACAAGAGCGATTGAGGATATTGATAATAATGTGGTTATCTCCTTCAATAACAAGGGATCTATGTCCTTGAGAGGCAGTAATTCTTAATGCCAACAAAACTGCCATAGCTTCAGCCACACCTGCATGAGCATAACCGATTCCAATCGAGAATCCCCCAAGAGACAAGCCATTGTGATCCCGAAAGACTCCCCCAATTCCTACTGCTCCTGGATTTCCACTAGAGACTCCATCGACATTTACCTTAATGAGAGGTGAGGGAGGTGGGGTCCATCGGACAAAAGAAAGTCGCCTAGTATGTAAAGGAATTTTGTGGGAGACTCGATTTGTAAGAAGTTTGGATTTATGGAAAATCGTTCCCACAGAAATTTATGCTAAACGAATAACCATGTCCAAAAAAGCCAACCATAAGTTCCACAGTATATTAAGAATGAAAGATAGTTGAAGATGATATGCTATGGTGTTAGATGATTGCTACAAGAGAGTGAAAATGCAGGAAGGGAAGTCATTCCATGATGTACTATCCAGCAATTGTCCACACAGTGTTGGCAAAAGTGCAATCAAACAAAATATGCTTATCCGTGAGTCCTAAGGCATTGCACCAAGGGCATATATCTAGAATTGAGAGACCTCTACTTTTGAGAAGAGCTGGAGTTGGTAATTGTCCTCGAAGGAGTTTTCAATTGAAGAACTTGATTTTTGGGATTGTATATGAATGCCAAAGATGTAGCCAAATTGGATTTGGAGACTTACATGATTGGCCAAGCAACATGCGATAAGCTAATGAAACTGAAAACATACCAGAAGCAATACCAAGCCATATATATTTATCTGGGGTGTCCTATAGGGGTATTTGAATGGACAATATACTCCAAACAATATCCGGCGACCACCAGTGAAAAATAACGTTGTTTCTATGTGCGAGTGAGAGGGCAAATAAGTTGGCGAGTCCTCCATAATAGGAAATGGTGCCAACAATGGAGGGCTATTGGGAATCCAATAGTCTAGCCATGGATTTTTAGACTGGCCCTTACCCACTTAATAGaaaacacctttttgcaataAAGCACGAGCACCAGCAATTGATTTCTAGCCCCATGATGCAGTTCTAGAACAAGTAGTTTGAAAAAAGGATGTCCGGAGAAAGTATC
It encodes the following:
- the LOC122086293 gene encoding apoptosis inhibitor 5-like protein API5 isoform X2, with the protein product MVDGSEDTSDVEKLYEYGERLNEAKDKSQNVEDYEGIIRAAKGSIKAKQLAAQLIPRFFKFFPSISSQAVEAHFDLCEEEELGVSCNHDINHLTAIVMQILHKNRLVLLGISLGLGCICVGPSVHVVWSVMGRFYGSKLGVLRL
- the LOC122086293 gene encoding apoptosis inhibitor 5-like protein API5 isoform X1, whose amino-acid sequence is MVDGSEDTSDVEKLYEYGERLNEAKDKSQQNVEDYEGIIRAAKGSIKAKQLAAQLIPRFFKFFPSISSQAVEAHFDLCEEEELGVSCNHDINHLTAIVMQILHKNRLVLLGISLGLGCICVGPSVHVVWSVMGRFYGSKLGVLRL
- the LOC122086293 gene encoding apoptosis inhibitor 5-like protein API5 isoform X3; this encodes MVDGSEDTSDVEKLYEYGERLNEAKDKSQQNVEDYEGIIRAAKGSIKAKQLAAQLIPRFFKFFPSISSQAVEAHFDLCEEEELGIKLGDK